The following are encoded together in the Lactuca sativa cultivar Salinas chromosome 1, Lsat_Salinas_v11, whole genome shotgun sequence genome:
- the LOC111876956 gene encoding vesicle-associated protein 4-2, translating to MAMVDNRPPSEGGGGGKVWGLFKLPFRNTGNSTTHTTTSSSTYQTEGSNTQNSNNHQGLSASNSVSSVARSLLPTRRRLRLDPSNKLYFPYEPGKQVQSAIKIKNTSKSHVAFKFQTTAPKSCFMRPPGAILAPGETIIATVFKFVEPPENNEKQMDQKRKVKFKIMSLKVKGVMDYVPELFEEQKDHVAVERILQVVFLDAERPSPALEKLKRQLAEAEAALESNKKPVEEPGPKVINEGLVIDEWKERRERYLARQQVEGVDSV from the exons ATGGCGATGGTCGACAATAGACCTCCGTCTGAAGGCGGCGGCGGCGGCAAAGTTTGGGGATTATTTAAGCTACCGTTTCGAAACACAGGTAACAGTACGACGCACACGACGACGTCGTCTTCAACGTATCAAACCGAAGGATCGAACACTCAGAACAGCAATAACCACCAAGGCTTGAGTGCGAGCAACTCTGTCTCTTCGGTGGCTAGATCTCTGCTTCCGACACGTCGTCGTCTTCGGCTCGATCCAAGCAATAAGCTATACTTTCCCT ATGAACCTGGTAAGCAAGTCCAAAGTGCTATCAAGATAAAAAACACAAGCAAGTCTCATGTTGCTTTCAAG tttCAAACAACTGCACCAAAGAGCTGTTTCATGCGTCCCCCTGGTGCTATTCTTGCTCCTGGAGAGACTATAATTGCAACCG TTTTCAAGTTTGTGGAGCCTCCAGAGAACAATGAAAAACAAATGGACCAAAAGAGAAAAGTGAAATTCAAAATCATGAGTCTGAAAGTTAAAGGAGTCATGGATTATGTGCCTGAGTTG TTTGAAGAGCAAAAAGATCATGTGGCTGTGGAGCGGATATTGCAAGTTGTTTTCCTTGATGCCGAACGTCCAAGCCCC GCTTTGGAAAAATTGAAGCGGCAGTTAGCAGAGGCGGAGGCTGCTCTTGAATCCAACAAGAAACCTGTAGAGGAACCCGGCCCAAAGGTCATCAACGAAGGCCTTGTCATAGATGAATGG aaagaaagaagagagagaTATCTGGCTCGACAACAAGTTGAAGGTGTTGACTCGgtatga